A genomic region of Seriola aureovittata isolate HTS-2021-v1 ecotype China chromosome 21, ASM2101889v1, whole genome shotgun sequence contains the following coding sequences:
- the polr3e gene encoding DNA-directed RNA polymerase III subunit RPC5 — MASGDDDDPIIEEIDVYLAKSLADKLYLFQYPVRPATMTYDDVNHLTAKIKPKQQRVELEMAINTMSPNYCRSKGEQIALNVDGTAYDETNTYSVKMMDKQTFSSIQATTNTSRYAAAVFRKGELHVTPLTGILQMRPSFSYLDKADNKTREREAANEGGDSSQDEAEEEAKAITVRFARPESEQARQRRIQSYEFLQKKQAEEPWVHLHYHSVKDGRSEHERQYMFCQSVDASENSELVKTPKEYLAMLMPPLTEEKVVKPVGPSNVLSMAQLRTLPLGEQVKTLMKNVKVMPFANLMGLLASGTDSTSVLRCIQQVALLVQGNWVVKSDVLYPKNTCSPHSGVPAEVLCRGRDFVMWRFTLERSVMRKEIAAIIKLPPEDVKEFLEHVATPRINRGWEFLLPTDVDFIKKHPDVAHRQHMLWLGIQSKLEKVFNFSKEDFMPKNSPQPEPVHVSGEQRLKMAQERAQENQSSLQKDLDAKRAGGGFHIKQEPVSDKEDEPMDTSCHPSSSSCIPNGSVNGYPSATSPGFDHTNGNTASPELQEFVIKTFRKHFVLTLNELKRLFNLHLASIPAGRSVFHSISDHMLQDAILLCHCKQIMVPFPAQSTAAPDEQKVFGLWETGEDFDKHRRLLFDLFSKNYRVRRNMIQARLAQEFGDVNKADIDRLLKECCSSHAGMWYLKGTIQS; from the exons ATGGCCAGTGGGGATGACGATGACCCCATTATAGAAGAG ATTGATGTGTACCTTGCAAAAAGCCTCGCAGACAAGCTGTATCTTTTCCAG TACCCTGTCCGACCAGCCACCATGACCTATGATGATGTCAACCACTTAACGGCTAAAATCAAACCCAAGCAACAAAGG GTGGAGTTGGAAATGGCCATCAACACAATGAGTCCAAACTACTGTCGCAGTAAGGGAGAGCAAATAGCTCTGAATGTGGATGGGACGGCTTATGACGAAACCAACACCTATTCAGT GAAAATGATGGACAAACAGACCTTCTCCTCCATCCAAGCCACTACCAACACCTCCAgatatgctgctgctgtgtttcgCAAAG GTGAGCTTCACGTCACACCTCTGACGGGAATCCTCCAGATGAGACCCAGCTTCTCTTACCTGGACAAGGCTGACAACAaaaccagagagagggaggcagccaatgaag GTGGAGACTCTTCCCAGGATGAGGCTGAGGAAGAAGCCAAGGCCATCACA GTGAGGTTTGCTCGTCCTGAGTCGGAGCAGGCCCGGCAGAGGAGGATCCAGTCCTATGAGTTCCTCCAGAAGAAGCAGGCGGAGGAGCCCTGGGTTCACCTGCACTACCACAGTGTCAAG GACGGTCGCTCAGAGCATGAAAGGCAGTATATGTTCTGTCAGTCGGTGGACGCCTCAGAGAACTCTGAGCTGGTCAAAACTCCTAA GGAGTACCTGGCGATGCTGATGCCCCCCCTCACAGAGGAAAAAGT TGTGAAGCCTGTTGGTCCCAGTAATGTGCTGTCCATGGCTCAGCTGCGTACTCTGCCGCTGGGAGAGCAAGTGAAGACCCTGATGAAGAATG TCAAGGTGATGCCGTTCGCTAACCTGATGGGCCTCCTCGCCTCCGGCACAGACTCGACCTCAGTGTTGCGCTGCATCCAACAGGTGGCGCTGCTGGTTCAGGGGAACTGGGTTGTCAAGAG tgaTGTCCTGTATCCTAAAAACACCTGCAGTCCTCACAGTGGTGTCCCTGCTGAAGTGCTCTGTCGTGGCAGAGACTTTGTG atgtggAGGTTCACTCTGGAGCGCTCTGTGATGAGAAAGGAGATTGCAGCCATCATCAAG CTTCCTCCAGAGGATGTGAAGGAGTTCTTGGAGCATGTGGCAACACCTCGGATCAACCGGGGCTGGGAGTTCCTGTTGCCTACTGATGTAGACTTCATTAAGAAGCACCCAGATGTTGCCCACAGGCAACACATGCTGTGGCTCGGCATCCAGAGCAA GTTGGAAAAGGTGTTTAACTTCTCTAAAGAAGACTTCATGCCAAAGAATTCCCCTCAGCCTG AGCCTGTCCATGTCAGCGGAGAGCAGCGTCTGAAGATGGCTCAGGAGCGAGCACAAGAAAACCAGTCGTCCCTTCAGAAGGACCTGGACGCCAAAAGGGCAGGAGGCGGTTTCCACATCAAACAGGAACCCGTCAGCGACAAGGAAGACGAGCCTATGGACACTTCCtgccacccctcctcctcctcctgcatccCCAATGGCTCTGTAAACGGGTACCCCAGTGCCACCTCCCCCGGCTTCGATCACACTAACGGCAACACGGCGTCCCCGGAGCTGCAGGAGTTTGTGATAAAGACTTTCAGGAAGCATTTTGTACTGACGCTGAACGAGCTAAAGAGGCTGTTTAACCTCCACCTGGCTTCCATACCGGCGGGACGGAGCGTCTTTCACTCCATCTCGGACCACATGCTACAGGACGCCATACTGCTCTGCCACTGCAAACAGATAATGGTGCCT TTTCCCGCTCAGAGCACAGCAGCCCCCGACGAACAGAAGGTGTTTGGTTTGTGGGAAACTGGAGAGGATTTCGACAAG CACCGTCGGCTGCTGTTCGACCTGTTCTCAAAGAACTACCGGGTCAGGAGGAACATGATACAAGCCAGACTGGCACAGGAGTTTGGAGACGTCAATAAAGCGGACATCGACCGGCTGCTCAAG GAGTGCTGCAGCAGCCACGCAGGGATGTGGTACCTCAAGGGAACGATACAGTCCTGA